The genomic stretch ATCGGGTTTACTCGGCACAGAGCGTTGAGCTGCTGACGTTTATCAAAAGAAGCGCGAGTTGATAACGCAGATCGAAGCCCTGCTGCAGGTGCATACAGCGGCGGTGGAGTTTGAGGGCCGCCTGGAGCAGCCCCATGCACAACCACGCAACCAGTACGTGCCCTGCCCCCAATTTGCCCCTCCCCCCCCTATCTGCTAGTGTCGCGCCCGTTTACCGTCAACCGGAATAGCCGCCATGGCCCGCAAAAAAGTTGCACTCGATTTCGAACAATCCCTCGCCGATCTGCAAACCCTGGTCGAGCGTCTGGAGAACGGCGAGTTGTCGCTGGAAGACTCGTTGACGGCGTTCGAGCAAGGCATTGGCCTGACCCGTGATTGCCAGAGCGCCCTGGCGCAGGCGGAGCAGAAGGTCCAGGTGTTGCTGGAGCGGGATGGGGAGTTGGCCGAAGAACCTTTCGACGCGGAACAAGCGCAATGATCGACGTTTATCAGGCCAGCAGTCAGGCCCGGGTCAATGCTGCGCTGCAACCGCTGTTCGTGGCGCCAAGCCCGGAATTGGCGCGGCTGTATGAAGCCATGCGCTACAGCGTGATGAACGGTGGCAAGCGCGTACGGCCATTGCTCGCCTATGCGGCCTGTGAGGCGCTGGGTGTGGACGCCGCGCAAGCCAATGGCGCGGCATGTGCGGTGGAATTGATTCATGCCTACTCGCTGGTGCATGACGACTTGCCGGCGATGGATGATGACGATCTGCGCCGCGGCCAGCCCACCACCCACAAAGCCTTCGACGAAGCCTGTGCGATCCTCGCCGGCGACGGCCTGCAAAGCCTGGCGTTCAGCGCCTTGCTTGATCCGCGCCTGAGCGATGTCAATGCCCAGACCCGCCTGCGCATGGTCACCGCGCTGGCCACGGCAGCGGGCCCGGCCGGCATGGTCGGGGGCCAGGCAATTGATTTGGGGTCGGTCGGCGTCAAGCTGGATCAGCAAGCCCTGGAGTATATGCACCGGCACAAGACCGGTGCACTGATCGAGGCTGCCGTGCACCTCGGCGCCCTGGCCAGTGGCCGCGCCGAAGCTGCACAGTTGGCCGCCTTGCAGACCTACGCCCGGGCCATCGGCCTGGCATTCCAGGTGCAGGACGATATTCTCGACGTGGAAAGCGATACCGCGACCCTGGGCAAGCGCCAGGGCGCCGATATTGCCCGGGACAAGCCGACCTATCCGTCGCTGCTGGGGCTGGAAGCCGCCAAGGCCTATGCCCTGGAACTGCGGGACCAGGCCCTGGCCGCCCTGCGACCATTCGACGCGGCAGCCGAGCCGCTGCGTGACCTGGCGCGGTATATCGTCGAGCGCCGCCACTGATTACAGCGGCCATTACCGCCGCATATCGGCCAAGTTCGGTGCTCCGCGTGGGCAGTTTGCGATGCTTGAGGTAAACTGCCGCCTCTTCTATACCTATAACGATTCGCCTGATGCCCACGACGTTTCAAGAGATTCCCCGCAAGCGCCCGACCACGCCTCTGCTGGACCGTGCCAACACGCCGGCCGGCTTGCGCCGCCTGGGTGAAGCCGAGCTGGAAACCCTGGCCGATGAGTTGCGCCTGGAATTGCTCTACACGGTCGGCCAGACCGGTGGGCATTTTGGTGCCGGCCTGGGCGTCATCGAGCTGACCATCGCGCTGCATTACGTATTCGACACCCCGGACGACCGGCTGGTGTGGGACGTGGGCCACCAGGCGTATCCGCATAAAATCCTCACCGGACGCCGCGAGCGCATGGCCACCTTGCGCCAGAAGGATGGCATTGCCGCCTTCCCGCGTCGCTCCGAGAGCGAGTACGACACCTTTGGCGTCGGCCATTCCAGCACCTCGATCAGCGCAGCGCTGGGCATGGCGATTGCTGCCCGCCTGCAAAACAGTGATCGCAAGGCAATTGCCGTGATCGGTGATGGCGCGCTGACTGCCGGCATGGCGTTCGAAGCGTTGAACCATGCGCCGGAAGTGGACGCCAACATGCTGGTGATCCTCAACGACAACGACATGTCGATCTCGCGCAACGTCGGCGGCCTGTCCAATTACCTGGCGAAGATTCTCTCCAGCCGCACCTACGCCAGTATGCGCGAGGGCAGCAAGAAGGTGCTGTCGCGTCTGCCTGGCGCGTGGGAAATTGCCCGCCGCACCGAAGAATACGCCAAGGGCATGCTGGTCCCCGGCACCCTGTTCGAGGAGCTGGGCTGGAACTACATCGGCCCGATCGATGGCCACGACCTGCCGACCCTGATTGCGACCCTGCGCAACATGCGCGACCTCAAGGGCCCGCAGTTCCTGCACGTCGTCACCAAGAAGGGCAAGGGCTTCGCCCCGGCGGAAGTCGACCCGATTGGTTACCACGCCATTACCAAGCTCGAACCGCTGGACGCCCCCGTGGCGGCGCCGAAAAAGACCGGCGGGCCGAAGTACTCCGGTGTGTTTGGCGAGTGGCTGTGCGACATGGCCGCCGCTGACCCGCGCCTGGTGGGCATTACCCCGGCGATGAAGGAAGGCTCTGACCTGGTGGCGTTCAGCGAGCGTTTCCCGCTGCGCTACTTCGACGTGGCCATCGCCGAGCAACACGCGGTGACCTTTGCCGCCGGCATGGCCTGCGAAGGCGCCAAGCCGGTGGTGGCGATCTACTCCACCTTCCTGCAACGCGGCTATGACCAGCTTGTTCATGATGTGGCCGTGCAGAACCTCGACGTGCTGTTCGCCATCGACCGCGCCGGCCTGGTGGGCGAAGACGGCCCGACCCATGCTGGCAGCTACGACCTGTCGTACTTGCGCTGCATCCCCGGCATGCTGGTGATGACCCCGAGCGACGAGAACGAGCTGCGCAAGATGCTCAGCACCGGCCACCTGTACAACGGCCCCGCGGCGGTACGCTACCCCCGTGGCAATGGCCCGAATGCAGTGATCGAGAAAGACCTGGAACCGATCGAGATCGGCAAGGGTATCGTGCGTCGCCAGGGCAGCAAGACCGCGTTCCTGGTGTTCGGCGTGCAACTGGCCGAAGCCCTGAAAGTGGCAGAGAAAATCGACGCCACGGTGATCGACATGCGCTTCGTCAAACCCCTGGACGAAGCCCTGGTGCGCGAGATTGCCGGCAGCCATGAGTTGCTGGTGACGGTTGAAGAAAACGCCATCATGGGCGGCGCCGGTGCAGCGGTCAGCGAGTTCCTGGCGCGGGAGAACATGCTCAAGTCGGTGCTGCACCTGGGCTTGCCGGACATTTATGTAGAACACGCCAAGCCGGCGCAGATGCTGGCTGAGTGTGGGTTGGATGAAGCGGGGATCGAGGCTGCTGTTCGCCAGCGCATGGCCTTGCTCGGCCTGTAACCCAATCCCCCGGTAAAAACCGGATCAAATTGTGGGAGCTGACTTGCCTGCGATAGCATCACCTCCGTCTATCTGAAAGACCGAGGTGTCTGCATCGCAGGCAAGCCAGGCTCCCACATTTGTTTTGTATTACCTTGGAACCCATGGACGGCCCATGAAACGCCTTCGATTTGCCCTGCCCCTGCTGTTATTGCCCACCCCGGACCTGCTCGCCGACACCCGCGACGCCGCCCTGAAACTCCCCGACGTGGTGATCAGCGCCAACCGCCAGGTGCAGGCGCGCAATGACAGCAGCGCCGCCAACACGGTCTTCACTCGCGACGATATCGACCGCCTGCAACCCTCCAGCCTCACTGACCTGCTCAGCCGCGTGCCCGGCGTGCAAGTGGCGCGCACGGGTGGCCGGGGCAGCTTGCCCGGAATTTTCATACGCGGCACCAAGTCGGCGCAAAGCCTGGTGCTGGTGGACGGCCAGCGGATCGCCAATGCCACCTCCGGCGACAGCGGCCTGCAATACCTGAATATCGATCAGATTGAACGGGTGGAAGTGCTGCGCGGGTCGCGCTCGGTGATTTACGGCAGCGACGCGATTGGCGGGGTGATCCAGGTGTTTACCCGGCGCAATGCCGGCCAGGGCCTGCAACCGCGCCTGAAACTGGGCTTTGGCAGTAACAACACCTGGGAGCGCAGCCTGGGCCTGTCGGGCGGTGATGAACGCACGCGCTTCAACCTGGGCGCGAGCCTGGATGACACCGCCGGTATCGACTGGAGCCACGCCTCCTTCCCCAGCGACCGCGACCATGATGCCTACCGCAACAAATCGGTGAGCCTGAACCTTAGCCATCAGTTCAGCGATGAGCTGGAGGTGGGTTTCAACCTGCTGGACAGCCGGGGCAGGTCAGAATATGACAACAGCTTTGGCCGCTATGACGTTGCCACTGGGCAAAGTGTCGGCCAGAAGCCCTATACCGATTACACCGTCAGCAGCGCCAGCGGCTACATCGATGCTCAGCTCAACGCGGTATGGCAGACCCGGATCGAGCTGGGCCACAGCGAAAACCGCGACACCAAGCACGACAAACTCAGCACTGACGCCAGCGTGTTCAACACCTACCGCGACTCGATCAACTGGCAGAACGACCTGGCGCTCGATCAGCAGAACAGCCTGATCCTGGGTGGCGATTGGTATGAAGACCGCTTTCACGGCAGCACCTCGTACAGCGAAAACAGCCGCTGGAACCGCGCCGCGTTTATCCAGCATCGCTTCAAGGGCGAGTGGTTTTCCACCGAACTGGGGCTGCGCCGCGACCAGAACCAGCAATTTGGTGGGCAGAACAGTTGGAGCGGTACGCTGACCTTGCCGGTCAATCGCGATAACGACCTGCTGCTCAGTTACAGCGAAGGCTTTCGCGCGCCGACGTTCAATGACCTGTACTACCCCGACACCCAATACAGCAACCCGGACCTGCAGCCTGAAACCTCGAAAAGCTACGAACTGCAATGGCGCAGCCAGCTCAACGACAGCACGCGCCTGGAAGCCTCGCTGTACCGCACCGACCTGAAAGACGCGATCATCCTGGACGCCAGCGGCAAGCCGCAAAACGTCGCCACCGCTCGCATCAACGGCTTCGAAGGTGCCCTCAAGCAGGAGTTGTTCGGCTGGCAAGGTAACCTGGGCGTGTCGATCATCGACCCACGCGACCGCAACAGCGGCCACACCCTCGCGCGCCGTGCCCGGCGCACGATGAATCTGGACCTGGACCGGCAGTTCGATCAGTTGAGCCTGGGCGCCAGCTGGCAGGCGATCAGCAGCAGCTACGACGCCGAAGACAACCGCAACCGCCTCTCGGGCTACTACCTTGTGGGATTGCGCAGCGGCTGGGCGCTGAATCGGGAAGTCGCGTTGTCGCTGAAGGTCGATAACCTGCTGGATCGCCGCTATTCAAGGGCGTGGTACAGCTATGACGAGCCGAACTTCCAGAACAACCAGCCGTATCGGGAAGAAGGCCGGACGTGGATGGTTGGGGTGACGTGGACGCCGCAGCTCTGATCCAAGGACCTCATCGCTAGCAAGCCAGCTCCTACATTGACCAACGCAATCTACTGTAGGAGCCAGCTTGCCGGCGATAACGATCTCAACGGTTCGGCGCAATCACCTGACACAACCTCGCCACCGCTTCCACCATCTGCCCACTGGGCCGCTCCAGCCCTTTGTCCGGCACGATCAGCAAGCGCCCTCGGGCCACTGCCGTCACCTGGGGCCAGGCCTTCCACTCGTTCAATTGCGCTTGATCCGCCGCCAGGATCACCTCGGGATCACGCTGCAACACCGACTCGATACTGACCTGCGGGGCGGGCAACTTGAGGTCGTCA from Pseudomonas fluorescens encodes the following:
- a CDS encoding TonB-dependent receptor domain-containing protein yields the protein MKRLRFALPLLLLPTPDLLADTRDAALKLPDVVISANRQVQARNDSSAANTVFTRDDIDRLQPSSLTDLLSRVPGVQVARTGGRGSLPGIFIRGTKSAQSLVLVDGQRIANATSGDSGLQYLNIDQIERVEVLRGSRSVIYGSDAIGGVIQVFTRRNAGQGLQPRLKLGFGSNNTWERSLGLSGGDERTRFNLGASLDDTAGIDWSHASFPSDRDHDAYRNKSVSLNLSHQFSDELEVGFNLLDSRGRSEYDNSFGRYDVATGQSVGQKPYTDYTVSSASGYIDAQLNAVWQTRIELGHSENRDTKHDKLSTDASVFNTYRDSINWQNDLALDQQNSLILGGDWYEDRFHGSTSYSENSRWNRAAFIQHRFKGEWFSTELGLRRDQNQQFGGQNSWSGTLTLPVNRDNDLLLSYSEGFRAPTFNDLYYPDTQYSNPDLQPETSKSYELQWRSQLNDSTRLEASLYRTDLKDAIILDASGKPQNVATARINGFEGALKQELFGWQGNLGVSIIDPRDRNSGHTLARRARRTMNLDLDRQFDQLSLGASWQAISSSYDAEDNRNRLSGYYLVGLRSGWALNREVALSLKVDNLLDRRYSRAWYSYDEPNFQNNQPYREEGRTWMVGVTWTPQL
- the dxs gene encoding 1-deoxy-D-xylulose-5-phosphate synthase, with protein sequence MPTTFQEIPRKRPTTPLLDRANTPAGLRRLGEAELETLADELRLELLYTVGQTGGHFGAGLGVIELTIALHYVFDTPDDRLVWDVGHQAYPHKILTGRRERMATLRQKDGIAAFPRRSESEYDTFGVGHSSTSISAALGMAIAARLQNSDRKAIAVIGDGALTAGMAFEALNHAPEVDANMLVILNDNDMSISRNVGGLSNYLAKILSSRTYASMREGSKKVLSRLPGAWEIARRTEEYAKGMLVPGTLFEELGWNYIGPIDGHDLPTLIATLRNMRDLKGPQFLHVVTKKGKGFAPAEVDPIGYHAITKLEPLDAPVAAPKKTGGPKYSGVFGEWLCDMAAADPRLVGITPAMKEGSDLVAFSERFPLRYFDVAIAEQHAVTFAAGMACEGAKPVVAIYSTFLQRGYDQLVHDVAVQNLDVLFAIDRAGLVGEDGPTHAGSYDLSYLRCIPGMLVMTPSDENELRKMLSTGHLYNGPAAVRYPRGNGPNAVIEKDLEPIEIGKGIVRRQGSKTAFLVFGVQLAEALKVAEKIDATVIDMRFVKPLDEALVREIAGSHELLVTVEENAIMGGAGAAVSEFLARENMLKSVLHLGLPDIYVEHAKPAQMLAECGLDEAGIEAAVRQRMALLGL
- a CDS encoding exodeoxyribonuclease VII small subunit, which encodes MARKKVALDFEQSLADLQTLVERLENGELSLEDSLTAFEQGIGLTRDCQSALAQAEQKVQVLLERDGELAEEPFDAEQAQ
- the ispA gene encoding (2E,6E)-farnesyl diphosphate synthase, whose product is MIDVYQASSQARVNAALQPLFVAPSPELARLYEAMRYSVMNGGKRVRPLLAYAACEALGVDAAQANGAACAVELIHAYSLVHDDLPAMDDDDLRRGQPTTHKAFDEACAILAGDGLQSLAFSALLDPRLSDVNAQTRLRMVTALATAAGPAGMVGGQAIDLGSVGVKLDQQALEYMHRHKTGALIEAAVHLGALASGRAEAAQLAALQTYARAIGLAFQVQDDILDVESDTATLGKRQGADIARDKPTYPSLLGLEAAKAYALELRDQALAALRPFDAAAEPLRDLARYIVERRH